One Peromyscus eremicus chromosome 17, PerEre_H2_v1, whole genome shotgun sequence genomic window, GTGGTAAAACTGGTGCCAGCTGGGCTCTTCCTTACTTCCCAGCCTCCTCACGCCGTAGACATCTCCAGAGTGTTTGCACCACGGCTCTGTGTCTTCTCCAATATCCAGTCCAGGTACTCGGCAACCTTGGTGTAGACTCCTGGTTGCTCCTTGCGGGCACAGCCTTCACCCCAACTGGTGATACCCACCAACTGCCACATTCCATTGTGTTTACAAACTAAGGGGCCACCGGAGTCTCCCTGGGTCACAGTGGGTAGGAAAACACAGTGGTAGAGAGTTATAACAGTGATTCAAATAAAGAGCTCCTTATTCAAAGTCAAGTGTCTTTTAACATTTTTCAGTCACACTTTGCACAACACACATGTAGCTCCTCAAATTCCTTGTGCCCCATCAGCCATGAACAAAATAAGTGTGCGGTTGCAAGGCCAACttgttccctccccctctctcagaTAAACCCGACAATTTTAGCATTTTTACCCACAGTTCAAAAAACATctacttttcttatattttaaccTAACCATGACTCGTAAAAATGTCCTTAAATAAGGCATGTAGCTGTACTGATTGTGACATGCCAGTCATAGTCAATACACATACTGATATACCTATTGTAAGTAATGTAATGATATGCATTATTATGTTTAATTTGTCAAAGGTTATTTATAAAGATAAAGTCTTCAGCTCATTTCACTCTGAATTTCAGAACAAAACCTAGTGAAATGTAATGTTGGAAAGTTGCTTTTGAATGAACTGTCTCCAGTGAACTATGATGTGTTTGTTCACGGTCTAACACATTACCTTACAAGCATCTATCCTGCCTTCTCTGTAGCCGGCACAGATCATCTGCTTGGTTATAACATAATCTCGGTATTTTTTCTGGCATTCTTCATTGGGTACCAAAGGAATAGCTGCCTTTTGTAGAGTATTTTGGATTTCACCTACAAAGCAATCAAGATAGACCTTTAAAGGCAGAAAATACAATAAATGGGGAAATAAGACCGGAATTTTAAAGGAAGTCAAAGTGGTCCACTTTTCATGGGGATCGTATTGTGATCAAAAACTTGTCAGTGAATGTCAATGAGGTAGAATTATTACATACAGAAACAATGAGAGGGAAGGggacagagaaaggggaagaggtgaaagcaggggaggaggaggaggaggaggaggaggaggaggaggaggaggaggaggaggaagagagagaaggagagagacagggacagggaggaaagggagcgaTCTGTGTTGGCTTCCTTCTAATGAAGTATTTCACCAGAGCCCTATCACCCAAGCTACCACAGACTtggtttctctgatttcttccttcctcctgctgtAATACCGTAAGGTAACCTGTAAGTCCCACAGCCCAAACATCAGGTAATTTCCTAGgatgctgggagttgtagttcttgaaaaataacaacaaagcctCATGGGAAAGTACGATGATACAATGGGTTTGTCTTATAAGTCCTGACAAGACGTGTCTTGGGGCCACGCAGCTGGGAAATTCCAGGGAATGGTCCTGACTGAAGTTCATCCtggtcagtatttaatatttaaataaaacttgcttcaaatttggctcaaaatggTGGAACTGGTTTTTCTCAGGATTAACCTTGTCTCAACAGCCTCTCAGAAAAAAGTTCCTTCATACATTTGTATTTTTAGTACAAATGCCTGGATGTTCttgcctttctttgttttgcaaatttaaattgtaataaaaaatttaaaatttgtggAAGTAAATCCCAAACATTTGACAGCAAAGTATTGTGTTCTTTACATAGACTAAGTTCCATGACAAATGATACACTTGCAGATAACTTGATTTCTTCCCATGTCTATATTCCCATatctatgcatatgtatatggtgTCTATATATATGTAGCCAGATCAACATAGTGATAGTGTGAGTTAACTGAATCCAAACTGATTGGTTCAGGAAACATGGAGAAGACACAGCCAATCATCTCTTTTTGTAAACATGACACAAACATGTCTATTAGTGTTTATCTGGCACTTTTTATAGAAATAAGCATGCTTCTTTTCTAGAATAATAGTTCAAGTCTCAACACACAGGAACTCTTGACCTCAGGTCTACACAAACAGTTGATCCATCCATAAActcagaggaaagaagagagaaaaactcACCTCTCCTTTGATTGCTTTACAAGTAAAGCTGAACAAGCCCCTCAGTTTTAAATGCAGACAAAAAATGCAGGGATATGGTACTATTAGCAGCATTGTTATGTAAGGGTCACAGATACTTTGAATTACATTGTAGTTAtgacagaaatgaaaacatcatttATGCCCATCTTTCAAGAGTATGGCAAATATTGAAACAATTTGACATGTGGGTACATTAATAAAGACATATgcactgggtagtggtggcacatgcctttaatcccagcacttggaaggcagagccaggaggatctctgtgagttccaggccagcctggtctacagagcaagatccaggagaggcaccaaaactacatagagaaaccctgtctcaaaaaaccaaaaaaaaaaaaaaaaaaaaaaagaaaggacatatGCTTATCACTATGTTAAATTCTGTTAAATAAATACCAGTAATTGTACTGTAATCTAATAGTTCTATGTATTTTACCTAAGCATTTAACAGTATAATTAGAGGAAAAGGTAGATTTATATCATATTGCAGGAAtgcattaaaacaaatattaagaACTGTCCTTAAAGGGTGATACTGGCACCTTGGCTATTGATTCCAAGGGAGAGCATGGTAAACAGGGACACTATGAGTGCTGAGGACCAGATGGGCTGCGCTGGACCTGATAGCACCAGAGGACCACAGTCTCTTATGCAGAGTCATGAACATATAATATCTATTATGAGTAAGATGCTTAAAGCATGAGCTCATTGGTTTTTAATGCAAAAAAATCATATTCTTGGGAATCAGAGGACCAATATTTTGGAATAAACACAAAGATCATGAGTAGGGATGGTGGAGGAGCTGACCTACTCCATGGACTTTAACATTTAAGACAGGGATATTTCAAATGTCAGGCTGTACCTCGTTCCTTCGTGTAGCCCCATCCAGTCACCCAACAGTTGGTATAAATTGTATTTGTGTCATCTTTGGAAGGCAGGCATATTGGCTTTTGGAATTCTGGAAGAAAATTGCATGAATAGATTTGGATTAATTAAAGCCATAGatattgactttaaaaattaatctctATCTTTTCCCTTATTCTTTTTTCTACAAAGCAACACAGCAAGAATGAGCCTTCTTGGGCCAGTCGGGATGAAGAACAGGAAAGGACAAGAGAAAGTGAAGGGAGGTGACTACAATCAAAATACACTGTGTCCACGTATGAAACATAATGAAACTCATCACTGAAACTAAAGAGTAAAAAGAATGGCCTTCCAGACATCAACTTCTAAAGCCCAAGCTCCCAGGaaattctcacattttttttgtatgGTTTTCTGGCACGAAACTTCCCCAGGAGAGGGGAACTCCTCCACCAAAATTTATTGGAAAACATTATCTACTTTCTTGTGTTTTAATATATACTGTGGTGGAATTCCGAGTAAAATTAGCCACACAGTCCCAGTGCTTGAATTGAATACCTAGCTTGATTATTACAACAGAGCGATGAGGAGATCAGCCACACCTCCAGCAGATATCAGAGGTAGAAGGAGGGAGGGCGAGCAGTCTGAGGTTACAGAGTTGTTAACAGACGCTCGCAGTTCATGGTGTTGGGAGGCATTCAGTTTCTGGGGAGTGATGTGCCTACAAAGTCAGTTACATGCTCCATGCCTCTCATTGTCTGCCCCATGTATTCTTAGCAATTAACATCTAGTCCCTCTTGTTTTCGTATAGTTCTATGTTCCTAAGCCCAAGTAGTGGTAGGTAACGCAACCAATCTTGTGAAAAGATGCACAGTGTCCTCAGATGGCAAAACCTTCCCTATACCTACTGTTTGTTACCATACCCGCAGTTCCATTCCACCCCAGAAAGTGATTGAGATTTCTTGCCCCTTAAGCAGCTGTGATTGTGTGGGAGTTCACAGAATCTTAATTTTCCAGGCAGcctcctctttccctcaacccCACCGACCAGAAAACAAAGATAATTGCTGTAGATCTGTTTTCTCACTCAACCTGAAGTGATATAATTCAGTTGTGCGGTTTTCCCTTCAATGTGCTTCATACCAGTGTAATTCAAGGGCGTCTGAAGCTTTATTAGGGCGATATCGTAATTGCCTTCTGAGATTTTATATTTCTGATGTATAATAAGTTCTTGTATTCCTGAGAAAGGTGTTTCTTTTGTAATCTCTGACAGATAAAGAATCCCGCCATAAATACGCCACACGTCTGGGTAGGGGATCCTAGAAGAGAGACATGAAAACCAAAGTAACATTGGCATTGTGCCTTGTTCATTTTTCTCAGTACTTTTTCTTGTGGGgagacaaaagaagaagaaagaaaacattccatGTGACCTAGTTCTTCCTTCTGGCAATTTATCATCACCTAGTATTGGACCTCTAAAGATTTAGTTTGTAATAAAACctcttaaacttttattttagacTCCCTTTTGACtgaacaggttttttttgtttagtgtatgtgtgtgactataTGAAGCagatatacatattaaacatttACTGATCGTGTATCATAAAGAAACTTACTTCAAAACAATTCTTTGATGTACATATAGTTTTACCATTCATTAATGATGAAAGCAAATTCACATAATAATGGAATAAATGTGCTTATTtccacataaataattaaaacatgtCTGAGTATTAGATATTAAAAGACAGAGAACATCTTCAATGACTTTAAGACTtccttaatattttaattttgtaattgaCAATGCTGATAATGTCACTTCGCATAAATCTGTAGCACCAAATGGCAGACATAGGTTTAGGACCATTAAGAAATTTTTGGAAATTCTATCCAATACTCAAACCAACATTCattcagtgagtttttttttttttataaaattcaagTCATCAGTTCAAACAACCCTATTTAAAAACCAAAGCCTAACACTATACAATCCAAAGCACACTGTgagaagaaacatttttaagtttttgttctttgtaaCTAAACTGTTGCTTCTGTTCTGTAAGCAGAAAGCCCGATGCGCACAGAACCCACACTGTGATTCACAACATCAAATAATCTTCAGTCTAGTTGGGTTTAGGGTACAATCTGTTGGTACTGCATggcatgacagcatgcacaatgCAAAATAAGTGCCTTGTGCTTTAGGAGGAAAGGCTGCAGTGGAGTCACGTGACACAGCCCAGGCTAGGACTGCCTGAAGGCCTTGGGTCTGTCatgtgtttgattttgaattaacttTGGTCAGTGTACATGTAGGGACCTTTTACCATtgctaaaattttttaaaactccCATATTGAGTTTCACTGAGTCCATATAGGTTTACAGTTCACAGTCCAGGAAGCTGTGGTTGATAATACTCAAAAtgtacatcttttttccttgtaaTTACTTCATGTTTATTACAAGTAAAAATATGGGAATGCTTCTGTCCTTTTCCAAGAAGCTGTGGGAAAATCAAGTTCAGTTTACCAATCCTGAAAGCAATTGGTTTCATTAAATCAGAGCTATCAAGTAGCCATACTGATTAAAATAAGCCCTGGTAGGAGACTGAATTAAAGACATTCTGTTGCTTAAAAATCTACCTACCcatcttttgaattttaaaataatcatgtaAAAGACATacaaactaaatttaaaattatgataCTTTTTAGGCAAAAGACTTGGAAACATTTATTACCATCAAAACAAATAGGTCAGAGCCAAGGAGatagatggcttggtgggtaaagggcTTGATTCTCAAGcatgagttcaggtcccagcacacaACTCGGGCCAATCATAtgcctggagacagagacaggcagattccccAGACTTTCTGTCCTGCCAGTCTAATCAaagggttcagtgagaaaccctctctcaacaAATGAGATGGACAAATGTACCagcctttttcttttgggccatcaaccagctcccaaatcatgacacacagacttattattagttatgaatgttcgacctagcttaggcacatttctgcctagctctttcaatttaaattaacctatttctctttatctaccttttgcctcagggcttattacctttcttacttctgtatatcttacttttgatgcttctctgtgtctgcctggctgGAGTGTGTCTGGCTTCTTGCCCTGAGCATGTTCctcgttctctcctccttctctccttcttctctcgagCCTAGATATCTCCTCCtgcttattctctctgcatgccagccccacctattctttctcctacctagctattggctgttcagctgtttattagaccaatcaggtgccttgggcaggcaaggggaaacaaatgcaactcatcatttcataattaaatgcagcataaacaaaagtaacacacctttacacggTTAAAGTAGTactctgcagcataaacaaatgtaacacacctttgtcTAGTTAAAATAATAGTCCACAACAGACAGCAATATAGGAAgatacctgatgttgacctccacatgtgtatgcacaggtaaacatgtacacacacacacacacacacacacacacacacacacacacacacacacaagaaggatCTAAAACTTACCCATCAAAGCAATGGGCAGCTGTCAGGATCCACTGTTGTCCGATGATGGTCCCTCCACACagatgattctgagataccagcTTCACCTGCAAGCTGACCTGCCATGGCCACTCCCCTAAAGAGGAGTTTGTTCCTCCCACAATCCGcgcatttgtttttgttgtgcaGACTAAAAAGTGTTGAGATGCGTGGTCAGCACTGGACACAAATCCGCACCCCCTCCATTCCACAGCCCCATCACATATGACCAAGCCATCAGTCCCCACAACCCAGACTTCCGCACAGTTCCTTAACAAATGAGCTTCACTCACTAGGGCTGCCCACAGCTTTACACAATCTCAAAGAATACCCGGAGCTCCTGTCTGTGCTGTAGGTGATCTTAGTCGGAGAGCCATCCGTGGATAACCTTAAGGAACATTTACACCTGGACAAAATGGACAGAACAAAATCAAACCTGCAGCTAAGACCATAAAATAATGACCTTGCCAATCATCAACGAAATGGCCCCTTACCCCTCCACCTTGCAGTCCTCTGGAAGTGACGAGTAAGTGAAGAACTGACAGCGAATTGTCTTCGTACAAGTCTCCTGGCACACGCTCTCTCCTTGCACGAAGGTCACATTCAGTTCTTCCCCTCCGAAGTCAACTCCAGAGTAAATTTTGAAGTGGCAGGGTTCTGCACCATGCACAAACATCAAAGGACAGATAATGAGACAGGAAATAAGCCAGAGTAACAAAGTTTCTAGTGTCTTGAGAATAGTTTCATCAACTCTCAGAAGATCCCGCATTCTGTTGCACTTCTTGGCAGTTagtatttgtcaacttgacacaaaatagAACCCCCTGAAAAGAGGGAACATCAACTGAAGAACTATCTCCGTCAGACAGACTTGTGAACATGTCTGTGGGACATATTCTGGATTAaggattgatggaggagggcccagcccattggggGCGGTGCCAcctttgggcaggtggtcctggattgtatttttttttaaaggtagctGAGCCCATGATAGGAGCAAGCCccaaagcagcatttctccatggtctctgcttcagttcctacctctgtTTCTGCAACACAAACTCTCTtcttccctaacttgcttttggtcatggtatttattacAGCATCCAAGAGGCACACTAGGACACACGTCATGTACCATCACTGTTGAGTCACATTACCAGGGCGAGCTTTTCTGCAGGTGAAGAGACTGTATCCGGATATAGCATTTTCTTGAGGAACAGAGGGACTTGGAGTACCACTTTTAGACATCTTGAGAAAGCAAACATTCCtattaaaaataagtgaaaaagagaaaaaagacagcattAGAGGCATTAGACAGATACAAAAGCAGCTCCCATTCCTTTTCATTAAAATGCAGCTCTGAAAATTGTATTCTGAGCAACTCTCTTCAGTCAATCAGATTGCAAAACTCCAAAATACCACAGGGATTAAACGTAAATAGAGTCACTTCTCCCTCTGGCAAAAACTAGTAGGTACAGACCACatgaaaagaggagagaggataaAATTCCACCTtctaattagaaaaagaaaaaagaaaaggcaccagAGAACAAATCGTTTGGATTTAAGCTGCCTGCAGTATTATATCCACACACATCCGTCTTTGGGTCCCATGTTGCACATAAAAGAAACGGGAAGTTGTCTAAAAGTGAAGAGGTCAGACTAGACTCTAGATCAAAATAAGCAAGGCTCTGATTTCTCACAAGATTAAAGGGCAGACTGAATGAGGAGCTCTTAAGCCAATCCCAAACCCTAATGCTGGTAAGAAAGCTGTCTGATCCCTTTGCTGCTGTAGTTTGACTCAATGGTGTGTTTGTTTTACGGAAGGGCAGGTATGCAGATGAATCTGCTCATCTCTGGAGTAACCTGCACCTGGCAGAAAAACACCCACTTAAATTACAGGCTCCAGTGCTGTTAGGGAAACCAGCAATGTTCCTGCAAGCCTCTGCGAGGAACGGAAAAGGCTTAGAAGCGAGCACGCCCGCTCACACTCACCTCTGGGATTCTATCTGCCATTCGTTCGTGTAGAATgtgaagaagaggcaggagggatgGAAGGTGCAGATGGTACGACACACGAACACGTCAGGGGTCATGACCTGGCCCACATCTAGGTCTGCAAAGGCGAAATGCTGGAACATATCCATGGGACAACCTGTGAACTCACCGATGAAAAGCACTCCTCAGTGACACAAGGCCGAATTTGCTTAAGCTTTAGCATAGTAAATAAGGTAATGACAACTGAGTATCTGCAGAGCTAAGTATCCTGAGTTTAACATTGCCtgttgagagactgaggcagcatgcacagtgccCGCACAGGTCTGCAAGAGGTCCTCCGGGTATATATTAAAGCTTGCAGTTTACTGTTTTATGGGCTTCCTGGGTGTGCAAACGTGTGGCTCTCTGAATCTTGTgccttctgtttatttgttttgctcaATTCCGacatgttagtttttgttttcttattttattttgttattatccctCAGAAGCCTGTTGGTTTTCTCGTGACAGAAagggatctggatgggaggggaggtggagggaaaagtgtaatcaggatatattatatgagggaaaaaaatctattttcagtaaaaggggAAAATAAATTGCCTGTGAAGTTATCTGCAAATCTATATTTTGTTCTTTGGAAAAAAGCAAAACTTGTTCTCACTCTAGAGACAAATCCCCACACTAGAGATGTAGAATAAGCCAATGAATGCTTCCTGCACCTCCACTATTTCTAATACAAGATGTTCAGGTGACTCGTGTTTCCCTTAAACTACCCTGGTCCCAACTAAGCCTTCAGAACATGCTGTCTTGTGTTTTGTCTCTGAGTGTTAGGAGCAGTATTTTAATAAGAAGAGATTAACACAGATTCTGAGGAGCTAACAGAAATGCCATTTGATAGTAGAAGAGCAAAGCTTCGTTTTCATTCCCTTTACATATTTTTTCTCATAGACTTTTATTTGTGCTGTTTACATGATTTACTCAATTTGATAACATGTAAGAATCAATTTGACTCTATACTAGTAGTATAGTATAGAAACTTAAGAACAATGGTAGGACAGTACTTAATATAGTTGGTCAAAAGAGTGCGCTTCTCATAATACATCCATTTGAGCAGCCTAGGGAGCTAGATTCAACTGCtcgaattaataataataataataaacacaaatacatgAAGACCCTTGGTATTGGAAGAGAATGTAGATTTCTATGCCAACCTACACCTGCATCCTCCCAAGATATCCCTGGCAGGTCATCCTACAACTTTTACGAGACCTTGGTAGTTGAAAAGGAGTTTGCCACCTCATGACAAAGTCAGTTTCTTGTCTGGACCACTGGAGATGTCAGGGACTTTTAAAACTTAGTTTCTACAAAGCCCTCTCTATCCAAACCAACCCCGGGGAATTGTGTACCAACCCATTCCCTAAAGACAGCCTTTCAAAACTGAAGAACAAACTTCACCAAAAGTTAAGGTAGTCATCTAGACTCCTTTCCAAGTTGAACATATTTAACATCTTCCTTTGCTCATTTCTAAATTTCCCATTATTTCTAGGTGTTCCGTCATCCAGGTGGCCCTCTTGGCCTGTGCTCCAAGGGCTTTCTACTGTTGCATACAAGATGTGGAATCAGAACCAGGCAAGATGGGCATCTCATATCTCAAAGAGTATTTTCACTCGAAAGGTAGGTTGTTAACTATGTGTGCCGGccagttttctgtcaacttgacacaagctagagtcgatagagaggagggagcctcaactgagaaaatgcctccatcagatcaggctgtaggcaagcctgtagagcattttcttagttagtgattgatgagggagggtccagcccattgtgagtggtaccatccctgggctggtggtcctgggttctataagaaagcagcctgagcgagctatgatgagcaagccagtaagcagctctcctccacagtctctgcatcaggttcctgcctccaggttcctgctctgtttgggttcctgctcttacttccctcagggatggattgttacctggaagtgtaagctgaaataaatcctttcctccctgcaagttactttggtcatggtgtttcatcacagcaataacaaCCCTAACTATGACTCTATGATTACTAAAAGTGTTATAGAATGTTAATGAGGGTGGGAGAATAAAAATGCCCAGAACCCATCTTTTCTATAACCGTGATGAATACTGGCAAAATGAACCAAACCACCATTTTTGGATCTCTGGAATTTAGCCAAAGGGACACACAATCCAGGGGCAGAAAAATGGCCAAACTTCAGCAAGAGCTGGGTGGGGTTTAACTTGCCCGACATTCCTGGCTCCTCCCCAGCTCCATAGAGACCTGGAAAACCAACCAGTCAGAATGGTTGGAGCCTCTCCAAATCTACAGTCCACCATTCCCAGACAAGGGCCATTACTTGACTTGTCTGGAAGCTCCCTGGAAAATTCCCCTCCCAGGCCCTGAGTTTATTTGACCTGACCCCAGCTTTGCCTAGTGTTAGCAGTCCTCCCCTTGAGAGCGTGTGTctaaagaaaagcagagaaagagagatggaggaaacggggtgggggggggggtggggggagaggcagGGAGCAACTAGTCCTGGTGATTCTGTGACCTGGCATCTGCCTTGTGCAGTGGAAATAACTGTGGCATGATACCAAGACATTAATATGGAAAGAGTCTCTCAATTAGAATTGCAAATAACATCGACTCACTAACAGGGGAGGTGTGGTTAACTCCAAAGATTTCGAAATCCACGCAGGAAACTGCTGAAAACGCGTCTCTAAAGACAGTTCATTTTGAGTTGTGAGGTAAGAGGCTAGACATTTCAAAGAAGGGAGGACACAGGAGATTTGTGGGACTCGTCTAAGTGGTAGCTTCTGCTATGTGACCTTAGCATACGGTTTTACCCCAGGAACTACTGTTTTTTCATCCGTAAAGCTGAATGTATTGTTGATAAAATTAAGGACAAGGGTGTGGTAATGACTAAAAACCACCCATGGCTTATGAATGTAATTTAGAACTTTAAGCCCAGAGACAGCCTTCCTGTGGCTTTGGTTGGCATGCAAGAGATGTGAAAAGCCctgcctcttaaaaaaaaaaaaaaaaaaaaaaaaaaaaaaaaaaggtcatttccTGAAATAGCCAGGATTTTTATCACTCAGTGAAGGACACTTTAATCAGACTGAAAAAATGTGGGAACTTGTCGCAACTCAAGAAAGCTAGTACAAGGCAATCTGAGCCTGGGCATGTGAGGTGCTCTTTGAGGCTGTGGGCAGTCCCTGCGTTGGGCTTGAGGCAGGACAAAAGAATCTTGTCAGCTCTTCCCTGTGCATAAAAAATACTTGCAGCCCTGTGCTGCTAAGGCTGGAGAGGTTTGCCCCCAGCCAAAACTCCTGGTGTCTCTTGTTCTCCAGCGTGGCAGTTTGGGAGATGCAGCCTAGTGGGAAGTCCTGAAGGCATAACCGCATGAACTGGCTAATGCCTTTCCTGCAGGAGTGAGTTCCTGCTCTCCCTGAACTAGATCAGTTACCACAAGGGCGGGTTGTGTTAAACCAAGGCTTCCTCTTGTAGTCTGTATCTTCCACGCATGCTTACTTGACCTTCGTTTTTCTACCATGCTGGGGTGCAGCATCAGGTCCTGTGATGGTGAACATTATGTTCAGAGGACAAATTTATTGTGCCAggctttttaattgtttttaacttGTATAAGCCGTGAGGAAGTTGCTACCTTGAATGTACCCTGTCAGCTGGCCCGAGATGGACCACTTCCTGAAACCGTTGGGCTattctacaaaaaaataaaataaaataaataaaataaaataaattgctaATTGTTACTAAATATTTCACTGCCTCAGCTATTCCCACGAGGTTATGGGTCATAAGATGAAACAGGCCAACTGCTATGTTCTGCTTTTGTATGAAACGCTTGCTTTCTTGGATGACTGAGGCACCCACTGGACATCTGTTACAAAACCAGAGCCTTGCCAGCACCCAGACAGGATATGAGTTAATTTGGCTTCCCAAAATTATAActctgtggtttttgcctttata contains:
- the LOC131894423 gene encoding plasma kallikrein, yielding MILFNQVGYFISLFATVSCGCLNQLYKNSFFRGGDVAAIYTPDAQYCQKMCTFHPRCLLFSFLSVSSTNDPNKRFGCFMKDSITGTLPRLHRTGAISGHSLKHCGHQISACHKDTYEGLDMRGSNFNISKTNSVEECQKLCTNNIHCQFFTYATNAFHRPEYRNTCLLKHSSSGTPTSIKTLDNLVSGFSLKPCALSEIGCPMDMFQHFAFADLDVGQVMTPDVFVCRTICTFHPSCLFFTFYTNEWQIESQRNVCFLKMSKSGTPSPSVPQENAISGYSLFTCRKARPEPCHFKIYSGVDFGGEELNVTFVQGESVCQETCTKTIRCQFFTYSSLPEDCKVEGCKCSLRLSTDGSPTKITYSTDRSSGYSLRLCKAVGSPICTTKTNARIVGGTNSSLGEWPWQVSLQVKLVSQNHLCGGTIIGQQWILTAAHCFDGIPYPDVWRIYGGILYLSEITKETPFSGIQELIIHQKYKISEGNYDIALIKLQTPLNYTEFQKPICLPSKDDTNTIYTNCWVTGWGYTKERGEIQNTLQKAAIPLVPNEECQKKYRDYVITKQMICAGYREGRIDACKGDSGGPLVCKHNGMWQLVGITSWGEGCARKEQPGVYTKVAEYLDWILEKTQSRGANTLEMSTA